Proteins encoded within one genomic window of Bacillus sp. F19:
- a CDS encoding transporter substrate-binding domain-containing protein: MLKSKSLLKLLFVSMLAVLVLAACGKSEEKETANALEAIKKEEKIVFGVKNDTRLFGLKDPGSGEIEGFDIDIAKEIAKQIVGDEKNIEFKEVTSKTRVPMLQNGQIDAIIATMTITEERKKEVDFSDVYFEAGQSLLVKKGSDIKSIDDIKKGTKVLAVKGSTSTKNIREKSPDAEVLEYENYTEAFTALKSGQGDVLTTDNAILYGMAAEDSSYEVVGEPFTDEPYGIAVKKGNEDLLKEINAVLEELKSSGKYDEIYKKWIKEDLSN; encoded by the coding sequence ATGTTGAAATCAAAGAGTTTGCTGAAGCTGCTTTTCGTATCCATGCTTGCTGTACTCGTTCTTGCAGCGTGTGGAAAATCGGAGGAAAAAGAAACTGCAAATGCACTTGAAGCTATTAAGAAGGAAGAGAAAATTGTTTTTGGCGTTAAAAACGATACAAGACTATTTGGACTTAAAGACCCAGGCAGCGGTGAGATTGAAGGCTTTGACATTGATATAGCTAAAGAGATTGCAAAGCAAATCGTTGGTGATGAAAAGAACATCGAATTTAAAGAAGTTACCTCTAAAACACGTGTGCCAATGCTTCAAAACGGTCAAATCGATGCGATTATCGCAACGATGACCATTACAGAGGAGCGTAAAAAAGAAGTTGATTTCTCAGACGTTTATTTTGAAGCAGGACAATCCCTTTTAGTTAAAAAAGGCAGCGATATTAAGAGTATAGATGATATAAAAAAAGGTACAAAAGTTCTCGCAGTTAAGGGATCAACATCCACAAAAAATATCCGTGAGAAATCACCTGATGCAGAGGTGCTTGAATACGAAAATTACACGGAAGCATTTACAGCTTTGAAATCAGGTCAAGGGGACGTTTTAACAACAGACAATGCGATTCTCTACGGAATGGCAGCTGAAGACAGCAGCTATGAGGTAGTCGGCGAGCCGTTCACAGATGAGCCATATGGAATTGCCGTTAAAAAAGGAAATGAAGATTTGCTGAAAGAGATCAACGCTGTACTTGAAGAATTAAAATCAAGCGGCAAATATGATGAAATTTATAAAAAATGGATTAAAGAAGATTTATCCAACTAA
- a CDS encoding amino acid ABC transporter permease, with translation MLDFSILVDNMDMYLEGFKNTVMASLIALIGSFLLGTLIAVLRIAPLKPLNWLGTVYVEFVRNIPLLIIAFFFYIGLPSLGLRLDGFTAGTIALVIYTASFIAEAIRAGILAVPKGQMEAARSSGLTYNQTMRLIILPQAIKIVIPPLGNQFINLVKNSSILSVVAGLDIMYHGDLISSDTFVVFDVYIFVAMFYLILTIPLSIGVGYLEKRLAKSN, from the coding sequence GTGCTTGATTTCTCTATACTTGTCGACAATATGGACATGTATCTAGAAGGGTTTAAGAACACTGTAATGGCAAGCTTAATTGCTTTGATTGGAAGCTTTTTGCTTGGAACCCTTATTGCTGTTCTTAGGATAGCTCCGCTAAAACCTTTGAATTGGCTGGGAACTGTGTACGTAGAATTCGTCAGAAATATTCCATTGCTGATTATCGCGTTCTTTTTTTATATCGGATTGCCTTCGCTCGGTTTAAGGCTTGATGGGTTTACAGCCGGGACCATTGCACTTGTCATTTATACGGCCTCTTTTATCGCAGAAGCCATTAGGGCTGGGATTTTAGCCGTTCCTAAAGGACAAATGGAGGCAGCCAGATCATCAGGTCTCACTTATAACCAGACGATGAGATTAATTATTTTGCCTCAGGCTATTAAAATTGTAATTCCGCCTCTTGGAAACCAATTCATTAATCTAGTAAAGAATTCCTCAATTCTTAGTGTCGTAGCCGGACTAGATATTATGTATCACGGAGATTTGATTTCGTCTGATACGTTTGTCGTTTTTGATGTATATATATTTGTAGCCATGTTTTATTTGATTCTTACTATTCCTTTAAGTATTGGCGTGGGTTATTTAGAGAAACGCCTTGCAAAGAGTAACTAA
- a CDS encoding amino acid ABC transporter permease: MDFAGAYTPDHLMFLLDGFYITLKVAFISIILSFIIGGIVGTLRYAEIPVLSKALAVIVETIRNLPLLLIIFFTYFALPEIGIDLGITLSAIAALTVFESAMLSEVIRSGLKSIEKGQIEAGRSSGLTYVQTLRYIVMPQALRRMVPPIVSQFISLLKDTSLAVVIALPELTHNAQIINGQKSTYIIPIFIMIAFMYFAVNYSLSLLARRLELKSA; this comes from the coding sequence ATGGATTTTGCTGGTGCATATACCCCAGATCATCTCATGTTTTTGCTTGACGGGTTCTATATCACATTGAAAGTAGCATTTATTTCAATTATCCTAAGCTTTATCATCGGCGGAATTGTCGGTACATTAAGATATGCAGAAATTCCGGTGCTATCAAAGGCACTAGCTGTAATTGTCGAAACGATCAGGAATTTACCGCTATTATTAATTATCTTTTTTACATATTTCGCCTTGCCTGAGATAGGAATTGATTTGGGGATTACTTTATCTGCAATTGCTGCATTAACCGTGTTTGAATCAGCCATGTTATCAGAGGTCATTCGAAGCGGACTGAAGTCCATTGAAAAAGGGCAGATTGAGGCAGGACGTTCTTCAGGACTCACATATGTTCAAACCTTAAGATACATTGTGATGCCGCAGGCGCTTCGCAGAATGGTGCCGCCCATTGTAAGTCAATTCATTTCATTGTTAAAAGATACATCGCTTGCTGTGGTCATTGCGCTTCCAGAACTGACTCACAATGCACAAATTATTAATGGGCAAAAATCGACTTATATCATCCCTATTTTTATCATGATTGCATTCATGTATTTTGCAGTGAATTACTCGCTTTCGCTGCTGGCCCGCCGACTGGAATTGAAAAGTGCATAA
- a CDS encoding spore germination protein, translating to MFSFFKKNPSYIQQKKADMKDDDPKLEDLLKQCKLSADFTSYRYSQSSPYYIHYYKTLIDINVLQKHVLPFLTEGQSNTSLFELQEVLPIDNTEIISKVDKIQERLMSGFIAIQSKANINEVLLLPAISLEKREVSLPEVEYSVVGPKEAFVESLDANLNLIRKRLPIPELIAEEIRVGRLSKTRIAVLYIKGTADDENINTVVKRIKDIDYDSILDSSMIAQIISDNNNSPFPQMIDTERPDRVAGVLSEGKITVLVDGSPHALTGPTTLVEFFSAFEDYFLSWPIASIFRLVRLFAVFFSVISTAMYVGVLTYHYEMIPQKLLNPLVASRSGVPFPPILEAIILELTIELLREAGARLPNKIGQTIGIVGGIVIGTAAVQAGLTSNVLLIIVALAALASFTTPVYQMGNVIRLIRFPFLFAAKLFGLIGIAFCFAFFLGHLLKLTSLGRPYLAPVYPLRLIDLKDSLFRLPMYMQNKRPLQMKTATPDRFQPKPHKKEKRDIEE from the coding sequence ATGTTTTCTTTTTTTAAGAAAAATCCATCCTATATACAACAGAAAAAAGCGGATATGAAAGACGATGACCCTAAGCTTGAGGATCTGCTGAAGCAATGCAAGCTGTCAGCTGACTTTACCTCTTATCGTTATTCACAAAGCAGTCCCTATTATATTCATTACTATAAAACTTTAATAGATATTAATGTTTTACAAAAGCATGTTCTCCCTTTTTTAACCGAAGGACAGAGCAATACGAGTTTATTTGAACTGCAGGAAGTTCTGCCGATTGATAATACAGAAATCATCAGCAAAGTAGACAAAATTCAGGAAAGATTAATGTCCGGTTTTATTGCCATTCAATCCAAAGCTAATATAAATGAAGTGCTCTTGCTACCTGCAATTTCCCTTGAGAAAAGAGAGGTCAGCCTTCCTGAGGTTGAATACAGTGTTGTTGGACCAAAAGAAGCCTTTGTTGAATCCCTGGATGCCAATCTGAACTTAATTCGAAAAAGATTGCCGATCCCCGAACTCATTGCAGAAGAGATTAGGGTAGGCAGGCTTTCTAAAACAAGAATTGCTGTTTTATATATTAAAGGTACTGCGGACGACGAGAACATAAATACCGTTGTAAAAAGAATAAAAGACATCGATTATGACTCGATCCTGGACAGTTCAATGATTGCACAGATTATATCAGATAATAACAATTCGCCATTTCCCCAAATGATTGATACAGAACGGCCTGACAGGGTAGCCGGTGTTCTGTCGGAAGGGAAAATTACGGTTTTAGTTGACGGTTCCCCTCATGCACTGACTGGTCCTACAACGCTGGTAGAATTTTTTTCTGCTTTTGAGGATTATTTTTTATCCTGGCCGATTGCCTCCATTTTCAGGCTTGTCCGGCTATTTGCGGTTTTCTTTTCTGTTATTTCTACTGCCATGTATGTTGGGGTTCTTACCTATCATTACGAAATGATTCCGCAAAAACTGCTGAATCCTCTTGTAGCTTCGAGAAGCGGTGTGCCTTTTCCGCCAATATTAGAGGCAATTATTCTTGAGCTGACAATCGAGCTGCTGAGGGAAGCGGGAGCCAGATTGCCGAATAAGATTGGTCAGACAATCGGTATCGTAGGAGGGATTGTAATAGGAACAGCAGCTGTTCAAGCAGGGCTTACAAGCAACGTACTGCTGATCATCGTGGCACTGGCAGCACTTGCATCCTTTACTACTCCCGTTTATCAAATGGGCAACGTCATCCGCTTAATCCGTTTTCCTTTTCTTTTTGCCGCCAAGCTTTTTGGTCTCATAGGGATTGCCTTTTGTTTTGCTTTTTTTCTGGGGCATTTGCTTAAGCTAACATCCCTGGGAAGGCCATATCTTGCACCAGTCTATCCTCTGAGGCTTATAGATTTAAAAGATTCGCTGTTTAGACTGCCGATGTATATGCAAAATAAACGGCCTCTGCAAATGAAAACAGCCACACCTGATCGTTTTCAGCCGAAGCCTCATAAAAAAGAGAAACGGGATATCGAGGAGTAA
- a CDS encoding Ger(x)C family spore germination protein: MNGYKACALLLGMCLLSSCIPDSKVLEDVQLIQAIGYDYISDGEFQLTAGATYTPPGIQSEPQNVALTAIGRTSKHIRQEIQAQSPRPIEIGRVGVILFDEEMARSGIGDHVDNLQRDPNIGRDISLVVSKGKSNEILSADVEQHESVSQFVIDLVTQNMERTIPSINLHHFLFQYRGLGFDPFLPLIEKKDDLIQVSGVALFNDDHLIDTIDLKEGYILKVLYEKIRKGIIEIDLKEDKEVSIQNLSSNTKFKPKKTINGYKFNVSIKMDGSVMEGGGLDLTQKKFIKKIEKKTEKMLEKEALAKS; this comes from the coding sequence ATGAATGGGTACAAAGCATGCGCACTCCTGCTAGGCATGTGTCTTTTAAGCAGCTGTATTCCTGATTCAAAAGTCCTAGAAGATGTTCAGCTGATTCAGGCAATTGGCTATGATTATATTAGTGATGGAGAATTCCAATTGACTGCCGGTGCGACTTATACTCCGCCAGGAATCCAATCGGAACCGCAAAATGTAGCATTAACAGCTATAGGCCGGACAAGTAAGCATATAAGACAGGAAATTCAGGCACAATCTCCAAGACCCATCGAAATAGGCAGGGTAGGGGTGATTCTATTTGATGAGGAAATGGCTAGAAGCGGAATTGGTGATCACGTTGATAATCTGCAAAGAGACCCAAATATAGGAAGAGACATCAGTTTAGTTGTATCAAAAGGAAAATCAAACGAAATTCTTTCAGCAGACGTCGAACAGCATGAATCTGTTTCACAATTTGTTATTGACCTCGTCACACAAAATATGGAGAGGACGATTCCAAGCATCAATCTGCATCATTTTCTTTTTCAGTACCGGGGTCTTGGGTTTGACCCTTTTTTGCCTCTTATAGAAAAAAAGGATGATCTTATTCAAGTCTCTGGGGTTGCTCTTTTTAACGATGATCACTTAATCGATACCATAGATCTGAAAGAAGGATATATTTTAAAAGTCCTATATGAAAAAATCCGCAAAGGAATCATTGAAATCGATTTAAAAGAAGACAAGGAGGTCAGCATTCAAAATCTTTCCTCCAACACAAAGTTCAAACCTAAAAAAACAATAAACGGGTATAAATTCAATGTCAGCATAAAAATGGATGGAAGTGTCATGGAAGGCGGAGGATTAGATCTTACCCAAAAGAAGTTTATAAAAAAAATTGAAAAGAAAACAGAAAAAATGCTGGAAAAAGAAGCTCTGGCGAAGAGCTAA
- a CDS encoding spore coat protein → MDQSMNNAGSENMHTGALQPQLSHGGHEMFDVSEILSGAINTLNLYTILKPHVKDPELLDMMNRQEQFMITEYNTIVECFQSGMKPSVSTEVYNMKQGNDFVYGLKPSQPMKPMKMPEEINDQVISDLMLGSVKSIASLKGMATTEVANPVVRRVLADTIPNCIEMAYEISIYQNKHHYYQVPQLTEGDMQQMVNSYAPAQSNNLPN, encoded by the coding sequence ATGGATCAATCAATGAACAATGCAGGATCTGAAAACATGCACACTGGAGCTTTGCAGCCCCAATTAAGCCATGGCGGACATGAGATGTTTGATGTATCTGAAATTTTATCTGGTGCCATCAATACATTAAACTTATATACCATTTTAAAACCGCATGTTAAAGATCCGGAACTTCTGGATATGATGAACCGCCAAGAGCAATTTATGATTACGGAATACAACACGATTGTTGAGTGTTTTCAGTCAGGTATGAAGCCTTCAGTTTCGACGGAAGTCTACAATATGAAGCAGGGAAATGACTTTGTTTATGGCCTTAAACCTTCACAGCCGATGAAGCCGATGAAGATGCCTGAGGAAATAAATGATCAGGTTATTTCAGACCTCATGCTCGGCTCTGTAAAATCAATTGCGTCTTTAAAAGGTATGGCTACGACAGAGGTAGCAAACCCGGTTGTCAGACGAGTTTTGGCTGATACCATTCCAAATTGCATTGAAATGGCTTATGAGATTTCAATTTATCAAAATAAACATCACTATTATCAGGTTCCACAGCTTACAGAAGGCGATATGCAGCAGATGGTGAATTCATATGCTCCTGCACAATCGAATAATCTTCCGAATTGA
- a CDS encoding WGxxGxxG-CTERM domain-containing protein — translation MKKNVMMILFSMVIAVMMSGVNVQAENNNNDRNDNIGTRNVNTETAAAADDNDDMDMGWIGLLGLAGLLGLRRKDRDRRD, via the coding sequence ATGAAAAAAAATGTAATGATGATCCTATTTTCAATGGTTATCGCGGTTATGATGTCTGGTGTAAACGTTCAGGCAGAAAATAACAACAATGACAGAAACGATAATATAGGTACAAGAAATGTAAATACAGAAACTGCCGCTGCAGCTGACGATAACGATGATATGGACATGGGATGGATTGGTTTATTAGGTTTAGCAGGGCTGTTAGGTCTTAGAAGAAAAGATAGAGATCGCAGGGATTAA
- a CDS encoding metalloregulator ArsR/SmtB family transcription factor codes for MSSSAQKYDVFQAIADPTRREVLKLLAEKEMPISEITSHFQVTRTAIAKHLHILSEAELVSGRKTGREKRYRLHPEPLAELHEWLSYYEQFWNNKLSMLKHLVEQPNENEK; via the coding sequence GTGTCATCTTCTGCACAAAAATATGATGTTTTTCAGGCTATTGCTGACCCAACGCGACGAGAAGTGTTAAAGCTGCTTGCAGAAAAAGAGATGCCGATCTCAGAAATCACAAGCCATTTTCAAGTAACCCGAACAGCGATTGCCAAACATCTTCACATTCTTTCCGAGGCTGAACTTGTAAGCGGAAGAAAAACAGGAAGAGAAAAAAGGTACAGGCTTCATCCGGAGCCGCTTGCGGAATTACATGAATGGCTTTCCTATTACGAGCAATTCTGGAATAACAAGCTGTCTATGCTGAAGCATCTTGTTGAGCAGCCTAATGAAAACGAGAAATGA
- a CDS encoding SRPBCC domain-containing protein produces MNQTNLPDITQTVVYNAPIEKVWNAVSTSEGIAAWFMPNDFQPEVGHEFHLQSPFGPSPCKVIQLEPPHRLSFTWDTDGWIVTFLLKEMEGKTEFTLIHGGWKQSDTILPKANEKASVIRDRMNHGWIKIIERLGEVVGN; encoded by the coding sequence ATGAATCAAACTAATTTGCCGGACATTACACAGACCGTTGTCTACAACGCTCCCATTGAAAAAGTATGGAATGCCGTCTCCACCTCTGAAGGAATTGCCGCATGGTTTATGCCTAATGATTTTCAGCCCGAAGTTGGCCATGAATTTCACTTGCAATCCCCGTTCGGCCCGTCACCATGTAAAGTGATCCAACTGGAGCCCCCTCACCGTCTTTCATTTACATGGGATACAGATGGCTGGATCGTCACTTTCTTATTGAAAGAAATGGAAGGAAAAACGGAGTTTACCCTTATCCATGGCGGCTGGAAGCAATCAGACACAATTCTGCCAAAAGCCAATGAAAAAGCCTCTGTCATTCGTGACCGCATGAATCACGGCTGGATAAAGATTATCGAACGCCTGGGAGAGGTTGTTGGAAACTAG